In Vitis riparia cultivar Riparia Gloire de Montpellier isolate 1030 chromosome 19, EGFV_Vit.rip_1.0, whole genome shotgun sequence, the following proteins share a genomic window:
- the LOC117908283 gene encoding uncharacterized protein LOC117908283: MGHLIGKFFIYESVPPSKANSHNFKNMIVGAQQAGMGIEPPSPYEIKHKYLDMEYKDMEAYVNIQREKWKTYGCTIMCDEWIGPTKLSIINFMVYSKGSTIFLKFVDASNNIKDNKYIYGLLKDVINEVGKQNVVQIVIDNGSALVKAGKFLMKKYNLYWTPCAAHCIDLMFEDIDKRTSVADVITKARKITNFIYNHSWLLAQMRKVCGGEIVHPGATRFATNYMALNSLLKKKANLKKVFISDEWAQLNLSSTLIGKEVESLMFDHAYWERLGELVSIYEALYTVLRIVDSEVVPTMPFVYKLIRVMKENLI, translated from the exons ATGGGACATTTGATCGGTAAGTTCTTCATATATGAGAGTGTTCCGCCCAGTAAAGCAAACTCTCACAACTTCAAGAACATGATTGttggtgcacaacaagcag GTATGGGTATAGAACCACCATCTCCTTATGAAATCAAACACAAGTATTTGGATATGGAGTACAAAGACATGGAAGCTTATGTCAATATTCAAAGAGAAAAGTGGAAGACTTATGGATGCACGATTATGTGTGACGAATGGATTGGGCCCACGAAATTaagcataattaatttcatggtatATTCAAAAGGTAGCACAATCTTCCTCAAATTTGTTGATGCATCAAATAATATAAAGGACAACAAATACATATATGGTTTGTTGAAGGATGTGATCAATGAAGTTGGGAAACAAAATGTGGTACAAATAGTTATAGATAATGGGTCGGCATTGGTGAAGGCGGGGAAGTTCTTAATGAAGAAATACAATCTTTATTGGACTCCGTGTGCAGCACATTGCATCGACTTAATGTTCGAAGACATTGATAAAAGGACGAGTGTTGCAGATGTGATTACAAAGGCTCGAAAGATAACCAACTTCATTTATAACCATAGTTGGTTACTTGCGCAGATGCGGAAGGTGTGTGGTGGAGAAATAGTTCATCCTGGAGCAACAAGATTTGCAACCAATTATATGGCCCTCAACagtcttttgaaaaagaaagcaaacttGAAGAAAGTGTTTATCAGTGATGAATGGGCACAACTCAACTTAAGTAGCACATTAATCGGTAAAGAAGTTGAATCACTTATGTTTGACCATGCGTACTGGGAGAGACTGGGAGAGCTAGTGTCAATATATGAGGCGCTATACACGGTTCTTCGCATTGTCGATTCAGAAGTTGTTCCtacaatgccatttgtgtacAAATTGATTCGAGTTATGAAAGAGAACCTCATTTGA
- the LOC117908673 gene encoding probable glutathione S-transferase parC, which translates to MADEIILLDFWPSMFGMRVRLALAEKGLKYEYRQEDLRNKSPLLLEMNPVHKKIPVLIHNGKPICESLIIVQYIDEVWKDKSPLLPSDPYQRAQARFWADYVDKKLAELGRKICSTKGEEQETAKKEFIKCLKLLEGELGEKPYFGGEKIGFVDVALVPFSCWFYAYESFGNFSIEAECPKLIAWTKRCMEKESVSSSLEDPHKVHGYVVGIRKKLGIE; encoded by the exons ATGGCAGACGAGATTATCTTGTTGGATTTCTGGCCTAGCATGTTTGGTATGAGGGTCAGACTTGCCCTGGCAGAGAAGGGCCTCAAGTATGAATATAGACAGGAGGACTTGAGGAACAAGAGCCCTCTGCTGCTTGAGATGAACCCAGTTCATAAGAAAATCCCGGTTCTGATCCACAATGGAAAGCCCATTTGTGAGTCTCTGATAATAGTTCAGTATATTGATGAGGTTTGGAAGGATAAATCTCCATTGTTGCCTAGTGACCCATACCAGAGAGCTCAGGCCAGGTTCTGGGCGGACTACGTAGACAAGAAG CTCGCTGAACTTGGAAGGAAGATATGTTCAACCAAAGGAGAAGAGCAGGAAACAGCCAAGAAGGAATTCATAAAGTGCCTTAAGCTATTGGAAGGAGAGCTTGGAGAGAAGCCTTACTTCGGTGGTGAAAAAATTGGGTTTGTGGATGTGGCTCTGGTGCCCTTCTCTTGCTGGTTTTATGCATATGAGAGCTTTGGCAACTTCAGCATAGAGGCAGAGTGCCCCAAGTTGATAGCTTGGACCAAGAGGTGCATGGAAAAGGAGAGCGTGTCGTCTTCTCTTGAAGACCCGCACAAGGTCCACGGATATGTTGTGGGGATAAGAAAGAAGCTTGGTATAGAGTAA
- the LOC117908433 gene encoding probable glutathione S-transferase: MADEIILLDFWPSMFGMRVRLALAEKGLKYEYKEEDLRNKSPLLLEMNPVHKKIPVLIHNGKPICESLIIVQYIDEVWHDKSPLLPSDPYQRAQARFWADYVDKKLYELGRKIWSTKGEEQETAKKEFIECLKLLEGELGEKPYFGGEKIGFVDVALVTFSCWFHAYESFGNFSIEAECPKLIAWTKRCMEKESVSSSLEDPHKVHGFVMGMRKKLGIE, translated from the exons ATGGCAGACGAGATTATCTTGTTGGATTTCTGGCCTAGCATGTTTGGTATGAGGGTCAGACTTGCCCTGGCAGAGAAGGGCCTCAAGTATGAATATAAAGAGGAGGACCTTAGGAACAAGAGCCCTCTGCTTCTTGAGATGAATCCAGTTCATAAGAAAATCCCGGTTCTGATCCACAATGGAAAGCCCATTTGTGAGTCTCTGATAATAGTTCAGTATATTGATGAGGTTTGGCACGATAAATCTCCGCTTTTGCCTAGTGACCCATACCAGAGAGCTCAGGCCAGGTTCTGGGCGGACTACGTAGACAAGAAG CTCTATGAACTTGGAAGGAAGATATGGTCAACCAAAGGAGAAGAGCAGGAAACAGCCAAGAAGGAATTCATAGAGTGCCTCAAGCTTCTGGAAGGAGAGCTTGGAGAGAAGCCTTACTTCGGCGGTGAAAAAATTGGGTTTGTGGATGTGGCACTGGTGACCTTCTCTTGCTGGTTTCATGCATATGAGAGCTTTGGAAACTTCAGCATAGAGGCGGAGTGTCCCAAGTTGATAGCTTGGACCAAGAGGTGCATGGAAAAGGAGAGCGTGTCGTCTTCGCTGGAAGACCCACACAAGGTCCATGGCTTTGTTATGGGGATGAGAAAGAAGCTTGGCAtagaataa